In the Gopherus flavomarginatus isolate rGopFla2 chromosome 6, rGopFla2.mat.asm, whole genome shotgun sequence genome, one interval contains:
- the LOC127054260 gene encoding uncharacterized protein LOC127054260, translating into MELREREKEATHRRELELLRETHRQALELEKAKQQNPANPNNPSPIMIPQHKKFPTYKAGDDTEAFLENFERACLGYSISEDQYTVELRPLLSGPLAEVAAEMPKEKMNDHKLFQTKARYRMGITPEHAGQRFRALKWKPDVSFPRHAYHIAKNYEAWISGTKVNNLDKLHHLIQMEQFLDGVPEEIEKYILDGKPKTVMEAREIGAKWMEVAEKKKPTVKGSEYPRGHHRQ; encoded by the coding sequence atggagctaagggaaagagaaaaagaggctacccacaggagagagttggaactcctgagggaaacccaccggcaggccctggaattagaaaaggctaagcaacagaacccagccaatcctaacaacccttcgccaataatgATTccgcagcacaagaaatttcccacctacaaggcaggtgatgacactgaggccttcttagaaaattttgaaagagcctgccttgggtacagcatctctgaagaccagtacacggtagaattgaggccactgctcagtggacccttagcagaggtggcagctgaaatgcctaaggagaaaatgaacgatcataaactttttcaaaccaaggccagatacagaatggggataacacctgaacatgccggtcagcggttcagagccctaaaatggaaaccagatgtgtcattcccccgacacgcctaccacattgcaaagaattatgaagcctggatatcaggaacaaaggttaacaatctggacaaGCTGCACcacctgatacaaatggagcagttcttagatggtgttcctgaggaaatagaaaagtacatcctagatgggaagcccaaaacagTAATGGAGGCgcgggagattggagccaaatggatggaagtggcagaaaagaaaaaacctactgtcaaggggagcgaataccccagggggcaccaccgacaataa